One window of Microbacterium sp. Root61 genomic DNA carries:
- a CDS encoding DUF4097 family beta strand repeat-containing protein, translating to MTLEKWIIHPGETRVIDIETVRKLKVGLVGGQIDVIAHDEPGMRIEVHDVTVKDLRIEVTGDVVEIDHPQLRWDNFLEVFRNFGSGGAKAEISVAVPRAIALTLGVVSASALVSGIRNDARLNTVSGDIIVDGIIGDLTVNAVSGDVQVRELVGALNANSVSGDVAATGEIRKATIDTVSGAMFVDSVGEIGQINLNTVSGNATMRLDEGLPANYVVRSVSGRVQLDGIVRSGGSPTTNYAGSVGELSGSFVDLRANSVSGDVTVVRRAGAPIPAPAPAPAVDPGEEAFGDDASGGFASGFGTDFGKDFGQEDRS from the coding sequence ATGACCCTCGAGAAGTGGATCATCCACCCGGGCGAAACGCGCGTCATCGACATCGAGACCGTGCGCAAGCTCAAAGTCGGCCTCGTCGGAGGCCAGATCGACGTCATCGCGCACGATGAGCCCGGCATGCGGATCGAAGTGCACGACGTCACCGTCAAAGATCTGCGGATCGAGGTGACCGGTGACGTCGTCGAGATCGACCACCCGCAACTGCGCTGGGACAACTTCCTCGAAGTGTTCCGCAACTTCGGTTCGGGCGGCGCGAAAGCCGAGATCAGCGTCGCCGTGCCCCGCGCGATCGCTCTCACCCTCGGTGTCGTGAGTGCGAGCGCGCTCGTCTCCGGCATCCGCAACGACGCCCGATTGAACACGGTGTCCGGCGACATCATCGTCGACGGAATCATCGGCGACCTCACGGTCAACGCCGTCTCCGGCGACGTACAGGTGCGCGAGCTGGTCGGCGCCCTCAACGCGAACAGCGTGTCGGGGGATGTCGCGGCCACCGGAGAGATCCGCAAGGCCACGATCGACACGGTCTCGGGCGCGATGTTCGTCGACTCGGTCGGCGAGATCGGCCAGATCAACCTCAACACGGTCAGCGGCAACGCCACCATGCGGCTGGACGAAGGCCTGCCCGCGAACTACGTCGTGCGCAGCGTGAGCGGGCGCGTGCAGCTGGACGGCATCGTCCGTTCCGGCGGCAGCCCCACGACCAACTACGCCGGCTCGGTGGGCGAGCTCAGCGGCTCGTTCGTCGACCTGCGGGCCAACTCGGTGTCGGGCGATGTGACCGTCGTGCGCCGCGCCGGAGCCCCGATCCCCGCCCCGGCGCCCGCGCCGGCCGTCGATCCCGGCGAAGAGGCGTTCGGCGACGACGCTTCCGGCGGCTTCGCCAGCGGGTTCGGTACCGACTTCGGCAAGGACTTCGGCCAGGAGGACCGGTCATGA
- a CDS encoding MerR family transcriptional regulator produces MEWSIQQIAKLAGTTSRTLRHYDDIGVLRPSRIAGNGYRHYDQDALLRLQRILLLRDLGLGLPQIAEVLDRGTPQEDALAGHLAWLQQEQDRLARQIASVQSTIEALKGGERLMAENMFDGFDHTRYKEEVEERWGKAAYARSDAWWRSMSADEKAAWQQRVTDLGRDWVAAAESGLAPDSAAAQALAARHVDWLTSVPGTPAATPGGDVKGYVIGLGEMYVADPRFGANYATAAGGTAGAEFVRDALRAYAEDSL; encoded by the coding sequence ATGGAGTGGTCCATCCAACAGATCGCGAAGCTCGCCGGAACGACGAGTCGCACTCTGCGTCACTACGACGACATCGGCGTGCTGCGCCCGTCGCGCATCGCCGGAAACGGCTACCGCCACTACGACCAGGACGCTCTGCTGCGGCTGCAGCGGATCCTGCTGCTGCGAGACCTCGGACTCGGACTGCCGCAGATCGCGGAGGTGCTCGATCGCGGAACCCCGCAGGAGGACGCGCTGGCCGGCCACCTCGCGTGGCTGCAGCAGGAACAGGACAGGCTGGCGCGGCAGATCGCGTCGGTGCAGAGCACCATCGAGGCATTGAAGGGAGGTGAACGACTCATGGCAGAGAACATGTTCGACGGCTTCGACCACACCCGGTACAAGGAGGAGGTCGAGGAGCGCTGGGGCAAGGCCGCGTACGCGCGCAGCGATGCGTGGTGGCGCTCGATGAGCGCCGACGAGAAGGCGGCGTGGCAGCAGCGCGTGACCGACCTCGGCCGCGACTGGGTCGCGGCGGCCGAGAGCGGCCTCGCGCCCGACAGCGCGGCGGCACAGGCGCTCGCGGCCCGGCACGTGGACTGGCTGACGAGTGTGCCCGGCACGCCCGCGGCCACCCCCGGGGGCGATGTGAAGGGCTACGTCATCGGCCTCGGCGAGATGTACGTCGCCGATCCGCGCTTCGGCGCGAACTACGCGACGGCGGCGGGCGGAACGGCGGGCGCCGAATTCGTCCGCGACGCCTTGCGCGCGTACG